The Hymenobacter swuensis DY53 genome includes the window GGGTGCTGCTCCGAGGCGTGGTTGAGTACCAAGTCAATAATTACTTTAAGGCCCCGGGCGTGAGCAGCGGCCAGAAATGCCTCGAATTCCGCCATCGTGCCGTAGTCAGACTCAGTGGCTTTGTAGTCGGTTACGTCGTAGCCGTGGTAGCTCGGCGAAGCCATCATGGGCATCAGCCAGAGGCCGGTAACGCCCAGGTCGGTGGTGGTGGCGGGGTTGCCGTCGTTGAGGTAATCGAGCTTCTGGGTGAGACCCGCGAAGTCGCCCTTGCCGTCGCCGTTGCTGTCGTAGAAGCTGCGCACGAACACTTCGTAGAATACCGCGTCGTTCCACCAGTGGGTGGTGTAGTCAGTGAGCGTAGGCGTACATGTCTGGCAGGTGCCGAAGCACACGGCGGGCATGGGGTTGGTGGCCGCCATGGCCTCGAACACGCGGGTGAGGGTGCCGCTGGCATCGGGTGTACCGCAGGCGGCGGGTACGTTTTCCGCGTCGGCTGGGGTGCTGCCGTTCACGAAGCGGTACTGAAACCGGATGGGCGCGGGCAGGGCAATCTGCACCTCATAAATTCCGTCGCCGTTGTCGTCGGTGAGGGGCAGGGCGTTGGCGTCACCTTCCGGGCCATAGCCGGCCAGCGGCTGAAAGTTGCCGATAACGTGCATCCCGGCCCGCGACACGGTCTGGCCGCGCATGTTCACCGCAAACCGCACCTGCGTATTGCAGCCGCCAAGCAGCAGAGTGGGGAGCCGTACGGCACTACCGCCCACCACCACTTCCCGGTTCACATTGCCGCTTCCGTCGGTGACGCCGCAGGTTGCGGGAGGCAGTTCGGCCCCGCCCCAGGCGTTGCCGTTCACGAACTTGTAGAGGTAGGTGCCGGCCGGCACGTTCACCGTCACCTCGTACACCCGGTCGTTATCGGGGTCGGTGAGCAGGGTGGTGGAGGGGTTCCAGTCGGCCGGAAAACCGGCGGCGGCCTGGAAGTTGCCGGCTACGTGCAGTCCGGTGGCGGCCACCGTTTGCTGCCGCATATCCACCCGAAAAGTAAGCGGCACGGCCCAGGTGCTGAAGCTGCTGAGCAGCAGGACAAGAAGTACAAGGTGTTTCATCGGCAGAAGCGGCGAGGATCAGCAAAAAGAGCCTTAAAGTTACGGCTATTTCAGGCTGTTTCGGCCGGCGGCGGGGCTGCTCGACTGAAAAGAAATGCCATTGTAAGTGAGAGCGGTAGAACGTTGTTCCGGGCGAGAATATTCGACCGTCATTCCGAGCGGAGTCGAGGAATCTCGCTCGTTAGCAATCTAATTACTATTGCAACGTCAGCATGCGAGATTCCTCGGCTTCGCTCGGAATGACGTTCTGGGGTGTGGTTACCACGCCAACGTCAGCACGCGAGATTCCTCGGCTGCGCTCGGAATGACGTGCTGCTTACAATGACGTGTGGCTCCTGTCAGAACTGCCCTACTGGCTGCTACTCGAAGACGATGGTGCGGTTGCGGTGGACGGCTACCTGCTCGCGGAAGACTAGGGTGAGGGCACGGGCCAGGGTTAGCTTTTCCACGTCGCGGCCGGCCTGGGCCATGTCGCGGGCACTCTGGGTGTGGTCGGTGGGGATGACGCTCTGGGCGATGATGGGACCCTGGTCGAGCTGATCGGTGACGAAGTGGGCGGTGGCCCCGATGCTTTTCACGCCGCGCTCATAGGCTTGGGCGTAGGGGCTGGCCCCGATAAAGGCCGGCAGAAAGCTGTGGTGAATGTTGATGAGTCGCTCGGGAAAGTGCGCCACGAACTCCGAGGACAGAATGCGCATGTAGCGGGCCAGCACTACAAACTCGGGCTGGTAGTACTCAATCTGGGTGAGCAGGGCGGCTTCGTGGGCTTCGCGGGAAAGACCCTCGGCGCTGAGGTGGTGGTAGGGCACGCCCAGCTTCTCGGTGATGGCGCGCAGGGTATCGTGGTTGCTGACGACGGCCAGGATTTCGGCGTGGAGCTGGCCGAAGAAGTGGCGCACCAGCAACTCGGAGAGGCAGTGGTGCTCTTTGGTGGCCAGCAGTACAATGCGGCGGGGCTGGTCGTTGCGCAGGCGCACGCGGGCGGTGGGAGGCAGGGCGGCGCGCAGCTCTTGCAGCAGCGTTTTCGGCTCGCAGGGGCCGTCGAACTCGGTGCGCATGAAGAAGTGCTGGTCGTGGCGGTCCACGAACTCGCCGTTGCGTAGCACGTTAAGGCCGTAGCGGTAGAGCACCTCCGTAACGCGGTACACCAAGCCCGGCTCGTCGGGGCAGTCAATCAGCAAAAAATGAATCATACGCAGCGCGGAAAAAAATACAGGCTGCAAGGATAGGCATTGCCCGCCAGACTCCCCTTTCCGTCCGCCAACATCTGCCGGATTCCGCGGTGGCCCTGCTGCCTCGGCCGCGCCGGCTACAGGCGCGGTAAGCTCCGAAACTTTCCGCCCGGGGTGGGCGGCCCCAATCCGGAGTGCTTTGCGATGAAGCACCTACTCCCAAGCTCCCAGCAGCTGGCGCACGAGTACAATCTGGCCCACGTGGTAGGCATTGTGGTCGGCAATAACCAGGGCTTCGCGCAGCAGGCTCTGGCCGGTGCCGTGCGGGAAGGGCGCAAACAGGTCGGGGGCGCGGTGCAGATGCGCCAGAAACCGGGTGCGGTCATCGGCTAGGGCCTGCAGGGTAGCGTGCCACTGCGCCGCGCTAGCCGGTGGGGTGGGGGCGAGCCAGTAGCCGCTCGGAAACTCGGGCGAGACGTGGGCCGGGTTCAGGCAGAACTGCACAATGTCCCACTGGGCGATGCGCAGGTGCTCAGCCAGCTGTCAGATGGTGTGCGGCAGCCCCGGCACGGGCGCGTTGATGAGGGCGGGTATGAGGTCCTGGCAGGCCTCCTCCAGCGAAACGTGGGCGTCGCCTTTGCCGAGCAAAAATTCCAGCTCATCGAGTAGCTGCGGATGGGTAGTGGCGTTCATGGGGCAGGCAGGAGGGGAAATACTGACGCATCATGCGTGATAAATAACGGCTGCAGATGGCGTACAGACCCTGATGCTACCGCGTTACCTGGAGCCAGCCCTTATAAGTGAGGCCAGTGGTAGTTTGCCGTAAGGTATAGTAGTACGCCCCCGGAGCTGCGCCCGGGCCCCAATTATTTCGATAAGCGCTGGAAGCATAAACCCGTTGTCCCCAGCGGGAATAGATAGCCAATTCCCAGTCATTGCCGGTTAGCCCTTGAATGACGAACTGCTCATTGACCCGGTCGCCGTTGGGAGTGATAATGTTGGGAATAGTCAGGCATGGAGCCACGCTCACCCGGCGGCGCATACTCACCGACTCGCAAAGGGTGGTGATCTGCACGGAATAGTCGCCGGGTTCTTTTACGAGCAGGGTGGAGGCCGTTGAACCATCGAACCAGCGGTAGGTAGCCCCGGCAACAGGTGGGGCCTGCAACAGCAGCGTTTGGCTCTGGCAGATGGTCGTGTCGGGCCCCAATGTGAAAGCCGGTAGGAGTAGTGCGGCGCGCACCGTTTGGGTAGTGGTGGCGGTGCATCCTCCGCTATAGGTAGCCGTAACAGAGTAAGTGCCCGACTGGGTAACCGTCAGGGTGCTGGTGGTGGCGCCCGTGCTCCAGCGGTACGCCACCGCCGCCGCATCCTGGGCCTGCAGGGTCAGGGGCAAACCGCCGCACAGGACCGAGTCGCCGGTGATGCGCAGGGCTGGCGCGAAGGGCAGCACCTGGCGTTGGGCGGTAGCCGTTTTTCCGCCGGGGAAGCTAACTGTGACGGAGTACGTGCCGGGCTGCGACACGAGAAGGGTAGGAGTGGTAGCGCCCGTGCTCCATTGATAGGTGAGCGGGGAGGTAATTGATTTCACAAGTGGCGTCAGGGTTACCTGCTGGCCGGCGCATACAGCGGCCACGGCCGGCAGGCTGACTTCGGGTGGGGCCACTCCCAGCTTGAGCACCCATATGTTGGGGAACCCGAGCCTGCGGTTGGGCTGCGTTTTATCCCCGGAAACATCCGAAGTTGAACTGCCCCCCAGTGCGTAGCCCCCGTCCGAAGTGGGAAAAGCATCCTTGAGGACCTCTAACCCGGAGCCGCCGAAACGCTGGTCCCAGAGCGGCTGGCCTGCTGCGTTAATCTTCACCAGCCAGAAGTCGGCCTGCCCCAGGGAATGCTGGCTCTTCTCCCCCGAAACGCCCGATTCGGAGTACCCGCCGACCAGGTACCCGCCGTCGGGGTCCGGGTAGAGGGACGTCAGGTCGTCTTTGCCCGCCCCCCCGAGCGTTCGTTCCCACTGCAGGGTGCCCAGCGCATCGAGCTTCACCAGCCAATAATCGCCCTGGCCGCGCTGGCCCTGAGACTTAGTGCCCGAGGCGCCGGAGTAGGAGATGCCCCCCAACACATAACCGCCATCGGGCGTAGCGCACAGGGCATGCAGCAAGTCGTCATCCGATCCGCCCACCGACAGCTCCCATTGAGGTTGGCCCGCAGCGCTTAACTTGATGACCCAAAAATCCAAGTTGCCGGTGGGGGAAGTATTCGCTATCCTCCCGCCGAGCAAGTAGCCGCTATCGGTAGTGGGGAGGAGGGCCACCAGCCCTCCCGTTTTAATCCCGGGCAGCGTTCGATCCCACACTTTCTGACCACTGGCGTCAAGTTTCACCAACCAGGGCCCTCCAACAGGGGCCGACTTATCGCCCGAAACCGGGGAGGAAGAATCACCCCCCACCAGATAACCGCCATCAGATGTCTGAGTGATGGTCGTCAGGTAATCATTACTGCTGCCGCCCAGCGTTTTTTCCCACTGCGTACGGCCCTGGGCATCGAGCTTCACCACCCAGTAGTCAATTCCGCCCCGGCTGGGCTGGGTCTTGTCGCCGGAAGCGCCCGACCGTG containing:
- the purU gene encoding formyltetrahydrofolate deformylase yields the protein MIHFLLIDCPDEPGLVYRVTEVLYRYGLNVLRNGEFVDRHDQHFFMRTEFDGPCEPKTLLQELRAALPPTARVRLRNDQPRRIVLLATKEHHCLSELLVRHFFGQLHAEILAVVSNHDTLRAITEKLGVPYHHLSAEGLSREAHEAALLTQIEYYQPEFVVLARYMRILSSEFVAHFPERLINIHHSFLPAFIGASPYAQAYERGVKSIGATAHFVTDQLDQGPIIAQSVIPTDHTQSARDMAQAGRDVEKLTLARALTLVFREQVAVHRNRTIVFE
- a CDS encoding DinB family protein, which codes for MQFCLNPAHVSPEFPSGYWLAPTPPASAAQWHATLQALADDRTRFLAHLHRAPDLFAPFPHGTGQSLLREALVIADHNAYHVGQIVLVRQLLGAWE
- a CDS encoding T9SS type B sorting domain-containing protein, which produces MPLPLHPLRVLVCTVFLLLIYSCWRAPQARAQVLPRQWDRTLGNAGMNTLNRMRPTADGGYILGGQVDPTPSPDVSQPHHGVIDYWVIKLDAQGSKQWDRVLGGSSDEYVIDITQTADGGYIVGGWSRSGASGDKTQPSRGGIDYWVVKLDAQGRTQWEKTLGGSSNDYLTTITQTSDGGYLVGGDSSSPVSGDKSAPVGGPWLVKLDASGQKVWDRTLPGIKTGGLVALLPTTDSGYLLGGRIANTSPTGNLDFWVIKLSAAGQPQWELSVGGSDDDLLHALCATPDGGYVLGGISYSGASGTKSQGQRGQGDYWLVKLDALGTLQWERTLGGAGKDDLTSLYPDPDGGYLVGGYSESGVSGEKSQHSLGQADFWLVKINAAGQPLWDQRFGGSGLEVLKDAFPTSDGGYALGGSSTSDVSGDKTQPNRRLGFPNIWVLKLGVAPPEVSLPAVAAVCAGQQVTLTPLVKSITSPLTYQWSTGATTPTLLVSQPGTYSVTVSFPGGKTATAQRQVLPFAPALRITGDSVLCGGLPLTLQAQDAAAVAYRWSTGATTSTLTVTQSGTYSVTATYSGGCTATTTQTVRAALLLPAFTLGPDTTICQSQTLLLQAPPVAGATYRWFDGSTASTLLVKEPGDYSVQITTLCESVSMRRRVSVAPCLTIPNIITPNGDRVNEQFVIQGLTGNDWELAIYSRWGQRVYASSAYRNNWGPGAAPGAYYYTLRQTTTGLTYKGWLQVTR